TGCATTTTTAGCAGTTCTTGATTTGTGGGGGGTTCAGAAATTTGCATTTTTAGCAGTTGTTGGTGGAAAAAAATGGCAGAAGAAGAGGGGTGGGGGTGGCCACCATCACCAAGTGGTTCACCAATGTACTTAACAAAAGATGATCATTGGACTCATTTTGACAACTCAGTGAATGCTGTTTCTTTCGGTTTTGTTGCGACTGCTATTCTCATCTCTATGTTTCTTATTATGGCTATATTTGAGAGGTTCCTTAGACCACCCTCCGCACCTGATTTGACTCCCTCCAGTCACCGCCGTCATGCTGACGTGGAGTCTCAGTTAAGGTTCAACCCTAAGCTTGGCTATCCTACTCCCAAAGTAAGTGTCTTTATTAATTTAGCTCAATCTTCTTGTTTGTAAACTTTCAgggtctttttattttttgtattgaCCATTTGGGGTTTTGAATTAGTATCTGAGTTTTTCATTGAAGTTTTTGCATTCTAGCTAATGTTAATTATGAATTTGGTGAGGAAATGGTGAACTTGTAGTTGGTGTTTAACCTTTCTTTTTTGGATTTTACATGAGTTGTTAGTATTTTGCCTTTTGCTTTCATAGAAAGATATTTTTTGTACATCCAAGTGCTaatgtttttattttttctctttgtGCTTTGCAGAATACTATCTGTTAGAATTGCAATCTTCTTGGTGACTTCAATTTGTATTCCTGTATATTGAAATGAGATTTGTACTATATGGGAAAGGGTCATACATGTTGCTGTACACCTATTAAGTTCCATATAATTATACTCTGAGCCATTTTCAGTCACTTGTAAAAGAATTTCTAAGTACCTCCTATCCTTTTTTTATAATGTTATTGAAATATTAGTTTCTTTCCTTTATTCCctttttatttataaatattaaaaCATTCCATCTCTTTTTCTCACATTTTCAAAACTCTCAtttttcttatttccttcttctttttggggtt
Above is a genomic segment from Lycium barbarum isolate Lr01 chromosome 12, ASM1917538v2, whole genome shotgun sequence containing:
- the LOC132623543 gene encoding uncharacterized protein LOC132623543 isoform X2 is translated as MAEEEGWGWPPSPSGSPMYLTKDDHWTHFDNSVNAVSFGFVATAILISMFLIMAIFERFLRPPSAPDLTPSSHRRHADVESQLRFNPKLGYPTPKNTIC
- the LOC132623543 gene encoding uncharacterized protein LOC132623543 isoform X1, whose translation is MAEEEGWGWPPSPSGSPMYLTKDDHWTHFDNSVNAVSFGFVATAILISMFLIMAIFERFLRPPSAPDLTPSSHRRHADVESQLRFNPKLGYPTPKVSTSAKEVSVLMPGNDMPTFIAHPAPVPCQPERNPWPSHQQSPLPCVTNSNPNMSS